CCACCTACAACAGtagaggggtattatgttttatggtctgtctgtccgtcatgctgcagtttaaatttttttgtcaAGGCActgatttaaaaaattaaagtgagAGTTTCAtgtgaaagtttttggtcgaggtagtttctgatgaagaggtagtccaattaacttgaaacttagtacaccttATCCGTATCGTatgatatttctattttaaatgccaaattacatTTTTACAGTCAATTGAACATGGGAAATGAAAGTGCGAgaggggcatccatgtactttggacacattcttgtttataatttaCTAATTTTACACCtaacaaaacttttattttttcaacatattgACTAATAAATGTTGTAAATCCCTTTCAGATTGTGTGTTGCAGCATTGCACTACAACGAGAACTGCAACAGAGATAGAGCTTTCACTAAAGATGGTCTGCAATGCTTCAGCATGATTTATCCCAAAGCAAAGAAAGGCAAAGAAGCTGTTGTTAAATCCAGACCTTCACCAGCTACTTATGGTATGTATTAAAATCCAACttgtggttaaaaaaaaaagataagaagttgTTTGATTGCAAAAGAAACTATCCATCAAAACTAATATGAAGTGGATGTTATCACTACAGATAAccttacggtcttcaacaatgaggaaaactaTACTGTATGATAAGCTTTAAAAAGGCACTGACATCAAAATATCattcatataaaacaatttaacagaCATTTGTATGGTATGCAACAAAGAGCTAACATAGTTTTTAACCAAGTAATCACAGCTTGTACATGCTTTGCTATAGGATGTCAGTTAAAAACTTGATGCatcaattcatttttatttagtaAAAATTAAGAATAACATTGTAATACTTGCAGtgcacaaaatttgaaaataatattgacTATTTTTTTGTAGATTATGTTCTGCTGATCAAGCAAGCTGTGGTGTCCAGAAGGGAACATGACTGCTCATCCTATTCAAATGCTGCAGGGGATGTAAAGATACTTCAAAACCATTTTCCGGTCAGTTTGACACAGACATTCGAGCCATTCCAAAAGGCAGACCTCATTGCAAGACACAGGTCCCGCTTTCAGAGATAGAGGAAAATTATTAAGAACAGTTTAATGTTTGTACGATATGCAGTGGATGATCATTGTAAACTTTTACATGTGAATAATATTCATGAGTTTTGAAAAATGCAGGCttttttcatgttatttattGTGAAGAAATATCAACCTTGATTTCTTATTtcgcaataaaaaaaatggtataaggtacacttttattatttaaattattctTAAAAACTGTTGATCTACTGTGCAAGGAAAAAAagtcaatgtttttattaatacaagtgtttcatttaaaataaatagttACAAAAAGTCATCACTCCAAACTTAATTCATACAACTGCATATTTGAAGCCACAGTATTCTTCAGACGGGAAACTGTCTCTGATTTTTTTCACAACACATGCAGGCAAGATCTTTCTGTTGTGACGTCCAAGGCGATGCCATATCCACTGAACAAATCTCCTATATGCCATAAACCTATATTTCCTACAAAGCAAAACATCAATTATATTCATGTACAACTTTCAGTACCATACTTTTAACTGatgtaaatatatttacaaacataCAATGAAAGTTATAATGAAAAATTTCttattgatcttttttttattttcgaaagACCAAAACATTTTAAATCTGTTGTACCTGTcattttgtgttgtatttaggttaaaaagaaatatttaggATTGATAAATATTACCTAAGGTGTACTGCCATGTATATATTTGCTacttatgtacatgatgtatattatTATGACACGAAAGAACTTGGGCCTTTCTACATGTTCAATATGCTTTGAAATATGTTATGTATAAACAAATTGTTTCTGTGATATTTGAATTATGAATTTATCTGTGATATTTGAATTATGAATTTATCTGAGATATTAAATTATTATTGAATTCATCTGTTAGTTTCTTTATTGAATTGTCAATGATTGTACTAACTctgtataattaaaaatattgaagTCACTTAAGTATTGTCTCGAAAACAGTGAATGAACCTGgattcaataaaacaataattgatttgaaattgaTCCAACATGAACATGAACCTAGCCTACTACTATTTCAAAACTTACTCATTGATGGGTTCATTGTCGTCAAATGGACCAACATGCTCCATGTATGCATACATGCTGACTTGTAACACATGACGGTTTAAGCAGTTGGCAATAAAGACCTCATGTTCTGTGATGCAGTTTAAGTCATCTGGTTGCATTAAATAGCTTACAGCTGATATGTCTGAACAGCATACACATTCATCTGCTGTTGTCATGGAATTGCAGTTTCCACAATCACACctataacatgaaaaaaaaaactt
Above is a window of Mytilus galloprovincialis chromosome 7, xbMytGall1.hap1.1, whole genome shotgun sequence DNA encoding:
- the LOC143082714 gene encoding uncharacterized protein LOC143082714 encodes the protein MDGVDSSLQGNSQSLDIRPYQFEPLLVENNQEEDINSSSEESDIDDLSSNVDRLVNTNWCDCGNCNSMTTADECVCCSDISAVSYLMQPDDLNCITEHEVFIANCLNRHVLQVSMYAYMEHVGPFDDNEPINEKYRFMAYRRFVQWIWHRLGRHNRKILPACVVKKIRDSFPSEEYCGFKYAVV